From the Exiguobacterium marinum DSM 16307 genome, the window GGGTTGCGCTCGTTGCGGGACTTAACCCAACATCTCACGACACGAGCTGACGACAACCATGCACCACCTGTCACCCCTGCCCCCGAAGGGGAAGGTACATCTCTGTACCGGTCAGGGGGATGTCAAGAGTTGGTAAGGTTCTTCGCGTTGCTTCGAATTAAACCACATGCTCCACCGCTTGTGCGGGTCCCCGTCAATTCCTTTGAGTTTCAGCCTTGCGACCGTACTCCCCAGGCGGAGTGCTTAATGCGTTAGCTTCAGCACTGAAGGGCGGAAACCCTCCAACACCTAGCACTCATCGTTTACGGCGTGGACTACCAGGGTATCTAATCCTGTTTGCTCCCCACGCTTTCGCGCCTCAGCGTCAGTTATAGGCCAAAGAGTCGCCTTCGCCACTGGTGTTCCTCCACATCTCTACGCATTTCACCGCTACACGTGGAATTCCACTCTTCTCTCCTATACTCAAGCCTCCCAGTTTCCAATGGCCCTCCCCGGTTGAGCCGGGGGCTTTCACATCAGACTTAAGAGGCCGCCTGCGCGCGCTTTACGCCCAATAATTCCGGACAACGCTTGCCACCTACGTATTACCGCGGCTGCTGGCACGTAGTTAGCCGTGGCTTTCTCGCAAGGTACCGTCAAGGTGCCGCCATTGCCTGCGGCACTTGTTCTTCCCTTACAACAGAACTTTACGATCCGAAAACCTTCATCGTTCACGCGGCGTTGCTCCATCAGACTTTCGTCCATTGTGGAAGATTCCCTACTGCTGCCTCCCGTAGGAGTCTGGGCCGTGTCTCAGTCCCAGTGTGGCCGATCACCCTCTCAGGTCGGCTATGCATCGTCGCCTTGGTGGGCCATTACCCCACCAACTAGCTAATGCACCGCAAAGCCATCCATGGGCGACGCCGAAGCGCCTTTCATCAGCGGACCATGCGGTCCGATGACACATCCGGTATTAGCCCCGATTTCTCGTGGTTATCCCAGACCTATGGGCAGGTTCTTTACGTGTTACTCACCCGTCCGCCGCTCATTCCACCGTCGTCCCCCCGAAGGGTTCGGAACGGCTTCCTGCGCTCGACTTGCATGTATTAGGCACGCCGCCAGCGTTCGTCCTGAGCCAGGATCAAACTCTCCAAAGAATTTGATATAGCTCTTAAATTGACGAAGCTTGCGCTTCATTCAAAAATTGTAAAACTTATTTTTGCCTCATCGTTCAGTTTTCAAAGTTCGTCTGCCGCTCTTGGCGACTAAATGATAATAACATTTAACTTCAAATGATGTCAACAACTTTTTGTTTGTTCAACGTTTGTCGCTGGCAACAGAGATAACTATATCACCTGCATTTTAATCTTGCAAGCATTATTCTAAAAAAACTTTTAAATATTTTTTCGTATCATTCAGAGTTCGAATCTCAACTCCTTAAAGGAAGAAGAAATCACTTTAAAGAGTACACTTATATCTAATAGCGACTATAAACCTATAAGGAGTCCACACATGATGCAATCCGATTTACAGCGACCTAAGAAACGTTCACCGCTCAGAATCTGGTCCGGTACCCTAGTCTATACATTAAAGAGAAGACTCAAATGGATTACGGACAAACGAAAATATGTTTCAAAACGAAACCTTGATCCGATGCCATATCTGATTCATAAACACCGCACTCCTTTATATCGTCAACTCCGTGACATCGACATGGAAGTTCAACATAACAAAGTAACCAATCTAAAGATTGCAATCGCCAAACTGAACGGCTCCATCCTGACTCCAAACGAGGTTCTCTCTTATTGGAAGATGATCGGCAAGCCGACGAAACGCAAAGGTTATGTAGAGGGAATGATTCTCCACTATGGAAAAGTGACCTCAGGAATCGGCGGTGGTCTCTGTCAACTCTCCAACCTCATCTATTGGATTACCTTACATAGTCCGTTGACGGTAACCGAACGCTATCGCCACAGTTATGATGTGTTCCCTGACTACCGACGAGATCAGCCTTTCGGTAGTGGCGCCACCTGTTCTTATAACTATCTGGATCTGCAAATCACCAATCAAACCGCACAAACGTATCAACTTCTTCTATATATAGAAGGAGATTATCTCGTCGGGGAATGGCGTTCGAACATCCCGAATAAAGAACAGTATTAAATATATGAAGAAAATCATCATTTCACCCGTGAATGGTGGGGCGGGACGATACGACATAACCAAATATTTAAAGAAGTCACTTCAATGAATGGCACACACCTTCGAAACGAATTCATCACAGAAAATCACGCCATCACCATGTACGACCCATTCCTTCCCGAGAATACTGCATACAAAAAAGCCGACTCTTAATAAAAGAGCCGGCTTTTCAAATGAACTTATGCGTGTGGCAAGAACATGAAGTATGCCAAGAAGATGATTAACATCCCATACATGATTGGATGAATTTCTTTTGTCTTTCCTTTCGCAATCATCATGAGTGGGTAAAGGATGAACCCAAGCCCAATTCCTGTTGCGATTGAAGATGTCAAAGGCATCATAATGATCGTCAAGAAAGCTGGTACGGCGATTTCGATTTTCTTCCAATCAATATCAAGAAGAGCCGAAGCCATGAGTACACCGACAATGATGAGCGCCGGAGCCGTGACTGGTGCCGTAACAACTGCCAAGAGAGGCGAGAAGAACAACGCCAAACCGAAGAACAATCCTGCAAAGACTGCAGTCAACCCTGTACGTCCGCCTGCCGCGACACCTGCTGACGACTCAACATATGAAGTCGCTGTAGATGTTCCAAAAATCGCACCCGCTACCGTTGCTGTCGAATCAGCCATTAACGCCTTACTCGCACGTGGTACTTTGTTTTCTTTCATGATTCCCGCTTGACGCGCTACCGCGACGAGCGTTCCAGCCGTATCAAAGAAGTCGATAAAGAAGAACGTCAAGATAACAACGAGCATTTGAAGCGTGAACACATCACCGAAGTTGATGAATGCTTGACCGAATGTAGATGACATACTCGGCGGCATCGATACAACGTCTGAAATCGCTGTCGGAGTCGGCACAAGACCGAAAATCATACCGACGATTGCCGTCAACAACATCCCGATGAAAATACCACCTTTTACGTCGCGCGCCATAAGCAAGGCACTGACGACAAGTCCGAATACCGCGAGAAGCGTCGTTCCCGTTCCAAGCGAACCAAGACCTACGAGTGTTGCTTCATTCGCAACAACGATGCCTGCATTTTTCAAACCGATGAAAGCGATGAAGAAACCAATCCCTGCAGCGACCGCCATTTTGAGCGGAGCCGGAATTGCGTTAACAATCGTTTCGCGAATCCCTGAGAGCGTCAATACGATAAAGAAGAGACCTGATACGAGTACACCTGACAAAGCCGTTTGCCATGGTATACCCATCCCGATGACGACACTGTATGCGAAGAACGCGTTGAGGCCCATGCCCGGCGCAATCGCAATTGGGTAGTTTGCGAGAAGTCCCATCGTCAACGAACCGACTACTGCGACAAGACCCGTCGCCACGAAGACCGCTCCTGTATCCATCCCTGCTGCTCCAAGAACGTTCGGGTTAACGAAGAGGATGTACGCCATCGCAAGGAACGTTGTGAAGCCTGCGACAAGTTCCGTGCGAACGCTCGTCCCGAGTGCTGTGAGTTGGAAATAGCGATCGATCCGACTCGTTGTCGTTTGTTGTTGGTCTTGCTTGAGCTGTGTGCTCATTTGTTTTCCTCCTTGTACTCGCCGTAAAACGAGAAAAGGTCCCCGGCAAATGACCGAGGACCCCACGCGAAACATACGAGGGCATACACCCTCATCTATGTCTCGCCGTAGTGAAATCATTTAAGGTGATTTCGTAGAGACTCTCGGGCCATATCCCCGATATTATACGGCAAATTATTTTATAATTGTTCGGTTATAATAAGAACGTTCTTATCGTATCAGCGCGAAAATAGAATGTCAACTAAATTCACGGATTTTATATCTAAAAAAAACGTTAATGTTCGGTTTTAAGACAAAACAGAGGGATTCCCCTCTGTTCCGCTTATTCCCATTCGATTGTTGCAGGTGGCTTAGACGTAATGTCATACAGCACACGGTTGACGTGGCTGACTTCGTTGACAATCCGGACAGAGATTTTCTCAAGTACATCCCATGGAATACGTGCCCAATCTGACGTCATCCCATCGATTGAAGTGACCGCACGAACACCGACAGCATAGTCGTACGTACGCTCGTCACCCATGACTCCGACCGAGCGGATTGGTGTGAGCACCGTGAAGTATTGCCAGATGTCTCGTTCAAGACCTGCTTTCTTCACTTCGTCACGCAAAATAGCATCCGATTCACGGACGATTTCTAACTTCTCTTCCGTGATCTCACCGAGGACACGGATTCCGAGGCCTGGACCCGGGAACGGTTGGCGCCAAACGATATAGTCAGGAAGACCGAGCTCGGTACCGAGCGCACGGACTTCGTCTTTAAAGAGCGTGTTGAGCGGTTCGATCAACGTGAAATTCATGTCTTCCGGTAATCCACCGACGTTATGGTGTGATTTGATCGTTTGCGCTGTATCTGTTCCGCTCTCGATGATGTCTGTATAGAGCGTCCCTTGCGCAAGGAAGTCCATATCGACAAGTTTCGAAGCTTCTTCATCAAACACATAGATGAACTCGTTTCCGATAATCTTACGTTTTTGCTCAGGGTCTGACACACCAGCCAATTTCGTCAAGAAACGTTCTTGCGCATCGATTTTAATGACTTTCATATTAAATCCGTCTGCGAACGTCTTCATGACGCTATCCGCTTCCCCTTTACGAAGAAGACCATGGTCAACAAACATACATGTCAACTGATCACCGATTGCGCGATGAACGAGTGCCGCAACGACAGATGAATCGACTCCACCTGAAAGGGCACAAAGCACTTGTTTGTTGCCAACGATTTCACGGATTTTCTCCACTTCGATATCGATAAAGTTCTCCATCGACCATTCGCCTTTAGCACCACACACTTCATAGATGAAGTTTTTCAAGATGTCGTTTCCGTATTCTGAGTGACGGACCTCTGGGTGGTATTGTACACCATACATTTTCAGCTCATCATTTTTGATTGAAGCGACCGGACAAGATGGGTTCGTCCCATCAACGATGAATCCTTCTGGTGCTTCCATGACGAGGTCACCGTGGCTCATCCATACTGTATGTTCGACTGGAAGACCGCTGTAAATCGCTGATGCTTCCGGCGTTGAGAACAATGTCGCTTTCCCGTATTCACGATGTGCGGCACGTTCGACACGACCACCGAAATGATGCGTCATGAGTTGCATGCCGTAACAAATTCCGAAAATCGGAATGCCGAGTTCAAAGATTTCCGGGTCGCAGCGATATGCGCCTTCCGCGTATACGCTGTTCGGTCCACCTGAGAAGATGATGCCGACTGGGTTCAATTCGCGAATCTCGTCTGCCGTCATCTTATGCGAATGCAATTCACTGTATACGCCAAGGTCACGGACACGACGCGTGATCAACTGGTTGTACTGTCCACCAAAATCGAGCACCAAAATCATTTCTTGTTCTACTTTCACGAAATCTCCACCTTTCTGCCTTCTCCTCAAAAAAGGACGCGCCTCTCCCCCAGATTAATCCAAACCGAAGAAGAAGCACGCCCTTTTCTTTGTATACGAAACGTGCTCCTTCATAGTCGGTCCATTTAAGGTGGTCCGGTAGAGACTCTCGCGCCAATTCACGAGTATATACGAAGGAATGCCATGTTCAATTATCTAACTAATGCGTCTATCTTACTTGATGCATCCCGTCACTTCAACTCATAATTCGACGAATCATGATTTTCCAATATTCTTTATATTTTGAATTCGGCTCTTGTTCCGCATAGACTGCTTGCTCAAACAAAGCTGTTAAGCGGGTCATGTCATTCGTTTCATAGTAGGCATCAACTTCTTTGGCAAGTTCCGAAGGCGTCCGACCATCGATTTTAAATCCATTTGCTCGAAGTCGCTTCATCAAGTATCGATGCATCGAAACAAGACTTCCGTCTGTGAGCGGACGACTCATCCACCAGACGTACATAATTTGCCGCTCGATGATCTTCCGGTTCCAAATGAGGACGGCCACGACGAAGAGAATGATCACCCATCCCCATATCGGAATACTGCGCCCCTCTTCTTGAACGTCACCTGTCGTCACATCATCGATTAATAAATCTTCTTGTGGACGATTTTGCGGATTGTTGTCTTGAGACGCTTGTGGATCGTTCGTAACCGGGGTCGAATCATTCGTATCCGTCTCTTGCTCCATTTGTAGTAAGTTAGCGTCCGAGAAACTGATTGTCGCCTCTAGCGGAACCCAGCCCGCACCTTCAATGAAATACTCAACCCATGAATGAGCATGACGATTACGAATCGTATGTTCTTCTTCCCCTTGAATGACCCCCCGCGTATCTCCCATCGTAAATCCTTTTACCCAACGTGTCGGAATGCCATTTGCTCGCAACAAGACGGCTGCTGATGTCGAGAAGTTATCACAATAGCCGATTTGTGTATCAAATAAGAACTGGTCGACGTAGTCCGTGTCGTCTTGCGGTTGGGCCACGTTTTCCGTATCATATTGAAATTCTCCATTCCGGAAGTAAGCTTCAACCGCCTCTGCTTTTTCGTTCGGAGTTTCACTCTCCGCCGTGATTTCAGCAGCTAAATCTCTCACTCGATCCGGTAACGAGGTTGGAAGTTGTAAATAAACCTGCGTTTCTTCTTCAGTAAGCGAAGTTACGTCTTCGTTTAAATCGAGCTGTTCTTCAGAGAAAGCGGGGACACTGTAACGGAGTTGAATCGTTCGTGGCGTCGCTTGTCCCTCGTTCTCAAATACAATTTTCCCGGAAGGTTGAATGTTGATTGTCTCGTTCGGGAAATCCCGCTCTATATCACCGACCAAAAACTCTGTACCAGATTCCGTTTCCGCCGCTTGTGGATATTCACCACCGTATGGAACGAACGATTGTCGACGATCAAAACGCAGAATCGCCTGTTCCGGTGTCGTATCCACTTCCGCGTCCACTAACTGTCCACGATTGTAGTTGGAATCGAGTACCGGTGCCGCAATCCAACCTTTCCCTGTATAAATCGCTTTTGATTCAATACGCCAATAGCGAGCCGGTGCACCGCGTGCAATAAAGACGATTCCGTCATCTTGTTCGAACGGGCCACCTAACGCCTCATCGCTAACACCATATCCGACACGCCCCGGTCCGTTCCCATCGCCTTCTGTTGTCGCATTTCGGAAACTCGTGGTGATTCGATCGGACCAATCCCCCTCGAGCGTCGGCGACGCACTCGCAAGGGCCACAACGACACTGAGCAACAAACCGATACTGACAAACCGAACGAGTGATTGACTCGGTCGTTTCGCCAAATCCGTGACGAATAACAGGAGCAGCGATGTGATGATAGCATAAAGGATGTCACCTTCACCGTCATATAGTGTCCACGTGTCGAAGTAAGCCATGACACCAAGTGTGGATACAATCATCCCAAGCACAAATCCGTAACTTGGATACGTTCGTCCGACAAGAACGGCGAACAGAAGCCCGATGAGCGCCATCGCAGAGAAAAAGATGGCCTCGTTTGGTAACTCTCCGCTTATGACACCTGTGAAGTCTTCCATCCAAATCCCGAACCAGTCGAAAATACTTCCGTGATAGACGTATAGGACGACTAGAAAATTGAGAAATGAAATACTAAGAAAAGCAGTCCACGGGAGAAGACTTGCGAACATCGGCACGATGAGAAGGAAATAAAACGGCCAATTCACATCAAACGTTGTACTTCCAACAATCGGTTCAATCCAGAACGACAACAAATAGGCGGCAAGTATCGTATAAACAATGCGGGTCACCCAAGTTCTCATGTCATCACCTCACTTACCGCAGTGTATAGATGATAGCTTCCTTGTGTTTCATGCATGAGTTCCCGGATTGACGCGGTCTCGAACGGGCTGATTAAAATCAGATCCCCCGTTTGTTGGGGCAGATTCTGCTTCACCCTCTCGACGAGACGCCCCTCCGCTTCCGGAGTCGCAGTCAGCAAGTAATGACCGACCTCAGCGCTTTGGTCCGGAAGATGAAACAACCTCACCTGGTCTTCAATCACATATAGTTCAAACGGCAAATTTTTACGTTCTAACTGGCGAATCGCACCAACGAGTAGCGACAAAGAGCGTTCAAACGCCTCCTCGTAACCAGCAGAGACCGAAGGGACAAACACGAGCGAGAGCTTCTTTTCTTGTTCCTGGTCAAACGTTTTAGTCATCAAGTTGCCTCGACGTGCAGATGCCTTCCAATCAATCCGTCCGATTCGGTCTCCTGCCGCATATTCACGCACTCCGCTTGTCGTATTGGCCACTTCTGTATACGTACGCGTTTGGCGATATTGCTCACCACGTCCTCCGACGTGCTCATCTCGTGGCAAATCAAACGGCAGCTCAGCAGGAGATACTTCAACGACTGTCTCGATTCGTATCGTCCGTCTACGGTCGAATAACCCAAACACGTCACGAACATGGAGAATCGTTCGATCAAAGACATGAATTCCTCGTTTGATTGCATCGATTTTATACTCGACAACTTCAGCACGCCGGAAGAAACGGTCTACCGGCACGATAATAGTCTTATCCTCATCAATTAAGCGTTGTGGCATTCGCTCTTCTAACGTCACCATCCCAATCAAGAAAGGATACTTCCGTTCGATTTTCAGTTCGACATCCATCACCTGACCGGAGACGAGACGTTTCGTCGTCACACGTCGCGAGACGTTCGCCGCAGTGACTGGATAGATCATGAAAAGCGTCCAATAGACGGTCAACACCGCGAACGACCACCATAACGTCGAAGCGACAATACTTCCTTCGATGCGGGCAAATGAATACAATCCGAATGCCGCCGCCCATACAACGAACAGCTTCATCCAGTTTTTCATACCTCGTTGACCTCACGATCCATCGGGACAGGTAACGTATCGAGCCAGTCTTGAATCAACTGATTCGACGTTTTTCCTTTATAACGCGCTTCCGCCGTCAACAAGACACGATGTCCGAGAACACTCGTCGCCAGTGCTTTGACATCATCTGGCAACACGAAATCACGATTATGAATATATGCCCACGCTTGTGATGCTTTCATCAAGGCAAGGGTGGACCGCGGACTTCCGCCTAAATACGTATGCGGATCTTTCCGAGACTCATGTACCAATCGCACGATGTATTGTTTGACTGCACTCGATACGTGGACATCTCTCACTTCACGCTGCATACGTTCGACTTCTTGCTTCGTGATTACGCTATGAAGGGTTTCGAGCGGCTCGTCTTTTTCAAAACGTGATAACAGTGCAATTTCTTCATTGAATGTCGGGTAGCCCATTTCAATTTTGAGCAAGAAACGATCCAATTGCGCTTCAGGTAATGGGTACGTCCCCTCATGTTCAATCGGATTTTGTGTCGCCATGACGAAAAATGGTGAAGGTAGTACTTTTAATTCCCCATCCACTGTCACACTTCGCTCCGCCATCGCCTCAAGAAGAGCCGACTGCGTCTTCGGAGAAGTCCGGTTGATTTCATCCGCCAAAATAATATTCCCCATGAGCGGACCAGGACGATATTCGAATTCTCTCGTTTTTTGGTTATACATCGAAATACCGGTCAAATCGGATGGCAACATGTCAGGTGTGAATTGAATGCGTTTAAACTCTAAGTCGATCGCTCGGCTAAACGTACGAACGAGCATCGTCTTTCCGACACCTGGTACATCTTCTAAAAGGACATGTCCCCCTGCTAGCAACGCAGTTAAGCTTTTAGCGATGACTTCTTCTTTTCCGACAATAACGGTTTCAATGGCAGTAATAATCGATTGGACAGTTGGACGGTACATGACGGACTCCCCTTTTTTCTCTAATCTAGGATGACTGAAAGTTAGAATGTTCTGACTTTATTGTGACATAAGCAAGGTTCGGAATGAAAGAAATACCGTACGCAAATACGCTTCCTACTTCTTTACCCAAAAAACGTGTCCGTTCTTTAGAAAAAACGGACACGTTTATCAATTATTCCGGACGTTTCAAATCGAAAAATTCACCGAGTGTCGCATAACCATTCCCCGCCATTCGACTGACCGGAGCCAGTTGTTTTGCATCGATACGTCCGTGTTTATATAAATCACGGTCGATATGAAAACGGACAATTCGTGCAATCAACAAATCCGCAGTCGTCTGTCCGTCATATTCAATCGGGAGGTGGTGATGTAATACGCACTCAAATCGGATTTTTGCTTCCTTGATCCCAGGTGTCGAAACAACTTCGCTTTGTTGAATCGTGAAGTTCGTGCGAGACAGTTCACTCTCATCGGCTGCAAGGTTTGCAGCCGTCTCATTCACATGGGCGACATTCGTTTCATCTACGATATGAATCACCAATTCATTCGTGCGCAGCGCGTTTCGTGCTGTATCCTTCATCACTCCATCCTTTCGTTGGACAGAGACCGACACGAGCGGAGGAACGGAAGAAACCACGTTGAAATAACTAAATGGAGCCGCGTTGATCACATCCTCATGTCGTGTTGTGACAAAGGCAATCGGTCTCGGCACAATGCTGCCAATCAAAAACTTATACGTGTCGATTTCAGTCAAAGCAGACGGTTCAATCGATAACATCCACTCACACTCCTCATTCTTTTTTATCTTAAATTCAAGATAATAGTTTATGTGAATGATGTCAATGGTGAGAAAGTAGACATGTGTATCTTTTAATCATTTTGGGTAAATGCGTGTATGTGAAAGCAACATAGACAATAGACACATCGCATAAGCAAATTAGTTTCATTTTCCTTTTCCCGTTTCGTAGAATGCAGGGCAAGGAAAGGATGACCCCCGTTTTTATGTTCAAGGAAGGAAGTAAAACGAATGATCAGTAAGTGGATTGAACAACTCAACAGTCGTCAAATACTCAGTATTTTATATAGCGTATGTGGATTTAGTATCATTTTGACCGCGATTGGCGCTTGGTTTGTGCGAGATGGGGATGTCTCTACTCTCGAACTCACAGCCCTTCGATGGATTTGGATGATCGGGTTAGTTATGTTCATTAGTGCCATCTTACTCATCGGGCGTCCGCTCATCAAACGGATGACTGAACAAAACCATAGATTGAAGACCAAGAAAGCAAAGCTCGAGAGTGTACTAAACGAATCCAAGATAAATCAAATGAACCTTCAATATCGTAATGAATTAATCGGAGTATTGGCCTCAAAAGAATCGCTATTTGATTATTCATCTGTCATCGGAAAAATCGTGTTACTCACAAAATCCGAGTTTGGTGCGCTCCTACTCGCCAAAGACGGAGAAATTACGTCTGTCGTACCAAAAGAAATGACCGAAGAACAACAAGAAAGTCTCAAAAAAGATTCACTTTTACTCAAACGCGTCATGATTTCAAAGTTACCCGCCGCAACGTCGAAACGGGTCGTCGATGCGTTACACACGTATCCGTATTATATTTATGAATCAGTTATCCCGATCATGGACCCGTCCGAGAATAGTCTGATTGGTTGCCTCTATTTGGCACGGTATGATGAACAGTATGATGCAAGTGAAAAGTCCGAACTGAACGCGTTCGCAAGCCAGCTCGCCATCTCACTTCTTCGGATGCAACTCTATCTTCAGATGCAACAGGATCGGAAAGAAACAGCCCAACTGATTAATTCGGTGCGTGAAGCTATTCTATATGTAAACTATGAAGATGACACTGTCGTCGGAAATCGTGCCTTCATCCGCATGTTTGATGATCTTCACTTTGACTATAAAGGGTACGAAGAGTTGTCCGCCATCAACATCGATATCGAGCAATTAGCAAAACGCGTCGACCAACACGAGCAATTCGTTCGGTACTTCGAGCGAGTCTTCTCCCAAGACCCACCGGAAGACGGGCTCACGATTTCGATTGATCAAGGTGATTGCTTTATCCAACTCTATGCCGAAAGTATTTATCGTGATCGTCGACTCCGTGGGACAATGCTCGTCCTACGTGACGTTACCGCCGAGACTGAGGTTGACCGGATGAAATCTGAACTCGTAACGACTGTGTCGCACGAATTAAGAACGCCCCTTTCATCGATTTATGGGTTTACCGAACTCATGTTGTCGCGCGACTTGAATGAAAGCCGTCGAGAACTGTATTTGCATACGATCTATGATGAGGCGAAGCGACTCTCATATCTCGTCAGCGATTTCTTAGACTTGCAGAAGATGGAATCCGGAAAACAGACGTTTGAATGGGAGCCGGTCGACCTATATGAACTCGTGTCAAATAGCGTCGCATTTTATCAAGAAACAACGGACCTTCATGAGCTATTCATCGACGTTGATATCGAACAAAATTTCGTCATCGATGCCGACTTAGAAGGGATGCGACAGCTGTTCGGCAACCTGTTAAGTAACGCCATCAAATATTCACCGGACGGCGGGAATATTCTTGTATCACTCGAGCGCATAGATGAAGAGGTTGTGATCAAAGTAAAAGACCATGGAATGGGCATACCGACTGCCTCTCTTCCTCATCTCTTCGGAAAATTTTATCGCGTTGACAACTCGGATCGACGCAAAATCGGGGGGACCGGGCTCGGGCTCGCTATCTGTAAAGAGATTGCTAAAGCTCATGACGGACAACTCCATGTCGAATCAGTTTATGGGGAAGGAAGTACTTTCATCTGTGAACTTCCCGCATCGAAAGAACATATCATGCAATAACACGGTCTTCTTAACCGTGTTATTTTTGACTCATTTTTGCCTAATTCGGAAGGATTCCTTTTACAAAATATAGAAAGGAAAGAAACCGATTCATTTACGTGGATGTGGAATACCCTATCCATTTATTTTTACACGTTTTAAGCCGAAAACAAGATATACTGATTATAAAGAAATTGCTAGGATCGGAGGTCCTGCCATTGAATCATCGTGACCCACCTTTTTCAGAAATTGGAGATTTGAAACAATGGGGACGTTTTGAAGTCGAAGTGCCTCATACAGGCGAACAAACGAAGTATCAAATCGCTACGGCTTTGGTTCGAAAGCATATTCCTTTGCGGATTGGTGGATTTTATATCATTGCGAGCGAAGAGCAAATTTTGCATAGTGGCTCACATGACGGAAATTTCCAGAAGCACTTGATTCATTTATTACAGCAAGTCCTTAACGGTCATATCAAAGACGAACGCCTCGCTCAGGAACAGGTGTGGACGGTGCACTATTTTACGACACCATAAGACGTCTGACTAA encodes:
- a CDS encoding NCS2 family permease; the encoded protein is MSTQLKQDQQQTTTSRIDRYFQLTALGTSVRTELVAGFTTFLAMAYILFVNPNVLGAAGMDTGAVFVATGLVAVVGSLTMGLLANYPIAIAPGMGLNAFFAYSVVIGMGIPWQTALSGVLVSGLFFIVLTLSGIRETIVNAIPAPLKMAVAAGIGFFIAFIGLKNAGIVVANEATLVGLGSLGTGTTLLAVFGLVVSALLMARDVKGGIFIGMLLTAIVGMIFGLVPTPTAISDVVSMPPSMSSTFGQAFINFGDVFTLQMLVVILTFFFIDFFDTAGTLVAVARQAGIMKENKVPRASKALMADSTATVAGAIFGTSTATSYVESSAGVAAGGRTGLTAVFAGLFFGLALFFSPLLAVVTAPVTAPALIIVGVLMASALLDIDWKKIEIAVPAFLTIIMMPLTSSIATGIGLGFILYPLMMIAKGKTKEIHPIMYGMLIIFLAYFMFLPHA
- the guaA gene encoding glutamine-hydrolyzing GMP synthase — translated: MILVLDFGGQYNQLITRRVRDLGVYSELHSHKMTADEIRELNPVGIIFSGGPNSVYAEGAYRCDPEIFELGIPIFGICYGMQLMTHHFGGRVERAAHREYGKATLFSTPEASAIYSGLPVEHTVWMSHGDLVMEAPEGFIVDGTNPSCPVASIKNDELKMYGVQYHPEVRHSEYGNDILKNFIYEVCGAKGEWSMENFIDIEVEKIREIVGNKQVLCALSGGVDSSVVAALVHRAIGDQLTCMFVDHGLLRKGEADSVMKTFADGFNMKVIKIDAQERFLTKLAGVSDPEQKRKIIGNEFIYVFDEEASKLVDMDFLAQGTLYTDIIESGTDTAQTIKSHHNVGGLPEDMNFTLIEPLNTLFKDEVRALGTELGLPDYIVWRQPFPGPGLGIRVLGEITEEKLEIVRESDAILRDEVKKAGLERDIWQYFTVLTPIRSVGVMGDERTYDYAVGVRAVTSIDGMTSDWARIPWDVLEKISVRIVNEVSHVNRVLYDITSKPPATIEWE
- a CDS encoding transglutaminase domain-containing protein, which encodes MRTWVTRIVYTILAAYLLSFWIEPIVGSTTFDVNWPFYFLLIVPMFASLLPWTAFLSISFLNFLVVLYVYHGSIFDWFGIWMEDFTGVISGELPNEAIFFSAMALIGLLFAVLVGRTYPSYGFVLGMIVSTLGVMAYFDTWTLYDGEGDILYAIITSLLLLFVTDLAKRPSQSLVRFVSIGLLLSVVVALASASPTLEGDWSDRITTSFRNATTEGDGNGPGRVGYGVSDEALGGPFEQDDGIVFIARGAPARYWRIESKAIYTGKGWIAAPVLDSNYNRGQLVDAEVDTTPEQAILRFDRRQSFVPYGGEYPQAAETESGTEFLVGDIERDFPNETINIQPSGKIVFENEGQATPRTIQLRYSVPAFSEEQLDLNEDVTSLTEEETQVYLQLPTSLPDRVRDLAAEITAESETPNEKAEAVEAYFRNGEFQYDTENVAQPQDDTDYVDQFLFDTQIGYCDNFSTSAAVLLRANGIPTRWVKGFTMGDTRGVIQGEEEHTIRNRHAHSWVEYFIEGAGWVPLEATISFSDANLLQMEQETDTNDSTPVTNDPQASQDNNPQNRPQEDLLIDDVTTGDVQEEGRSIPIWGWVIILFVVAVLIWNRKIIERQIMYVWWMSRPLTDGSLVSMHRYLMKRLRANGFKIDGRTPSELAKEVDAYYETNDMTRLTALFEQAVYAEQEPNSKYKEYWKIMIRRIMS
- a CDS encoding DUF58 domain-containing protein; this encodes MKNWMKLFVVWAAAFGLYSFARIEGSIVASTLWWSFAVLTVYWTLFMIYPVTAANVSRRVTTKRLVSGQVMDVELKIERKYPFLIGMVTLEERMPQRLIDEDKTIIVPVDRFFRRAEVVEYKIDAIKRGIHVFDRTILHVRDVFGLFDRRRTIRIETVVEVSPAELPFDLPRDEHVGGRGEQYRQTRTYTEVANTTSGVREYAAGDRIGRIDWKASARRGNLMTKTFDQEQEKKLSLVFVPSVSAGYEEAFERSLSLLVGAIRQLERKNLPFELYVIEDQVRLFHLPDQSAEVGHYLLTATPEAEGRLVERVKQNLPQQTGDLILISPFETASIRELMHETQGSYHLYTAVSEVMT
- a CDS encoding AAA family ATPase; its protein translation is MYRPTVQSIITAIETVIVGKEEVIAKSLTALLAGGHVLLEDVPGVGKTMLVRTFSRAIDLEFKRIQFTPDMLPSDLTGISMYNQKTREFEYRPGPLMGNIILADEINRTSPKTQSALLEAMAERSVTVDGELKVLPSPFFVMATQNPIEHEGTYPLPEAQLDRFLLKIEMGYPTFNEEIALLSRFEKDEPLETLHSVITKQEVERMQREVRDVHVSSAVKQYIVRLVHESRKDPHTYLGGSPRSTLALMKASQAWAYIHNRDFVLPDDVKALATSVLGHRVLLTAEARYKGKTSNQLIQDWLDTLPVPMDREVNEV